A genomic segment from Streptomyces sp. NBC_01233 encodes:
- a CDS encoding cation diffusion facilitator family transporter, which yields MSASGGTRAIVAALAANLAIAVAKFVAFLFSGSSSMLAESVHSLADSGNQGLLLLGGKKAKREATPQHPFGYGRERYIYAFLVSIVLFTVGGMFAIYEGIEKINHPHPIEAWYWPVGVLVFAIIAESFSFRTAIKESNEIRGKQTWTQFVRRAKAPELPVVLLEDLGALVGLVLALGGVGLALLTGNGVWDGIGTLCIGVLLIVIAIVLAAETKSLLLGEAAGVEEIEKIKTALVDGDVVTRVIHMRTLHLGPEELLVAAKIAVEGHDTATEVADAINAAEARIREAVPIARVIYLEPDIYRPEAAK from the coding sequence ATGAGCGCGTCGGGCGGTACCAGGGCGATCGTGGCGGCACTCGCCGCCAACCTCGCCATCGCTGTAGCCAAATTCGTGGCATTCCTCTTCAGCGGCTCCTCGTCGATGCTCGCGGAAAGCGTCCACTCGCTGGCGGACTCCGGGAACCAGGGGCTGCTGCTCCTCGGCGGAAAGAAGGCCAAGCGCGAGGCAACCCCGCAACACCCCTTCGGGTACGGGCGAGAGCGCTACATCTACGCCTTCCTCGTCTCCATCGTGCTCTTCACCGTCGGTGGCATGTTCGCCATCTACGAGGGCATCGAGAAGATCAACCACCCGCACCCGATCGAGGCCTGGTACTGGCCGGTCGGCGTGCTCGTCTTCGCGATCATCGCCGAGTCCTTCTCCTTCCGCACCGCGATCAAGGAGTCGAACGAGATCCGGGGCAAGCAGACCTGGACCCAGTTCGTCCGGCGGGCCAAGGCCCCCGAGCTGCCCGTCGTCCTCCTTGAAGACCTCGGCGCGCTCGTCGGCCTGGTCCTGGCCCTCGGCGGCGTCGGCCTCGCCCTGCTGACCGGCAACGGCGTCTGGGACGGCATCGGCACCCTGTGCATCGGCGTCCTGCTCATCGTGATCGCGATCGTCCTGGCCGCGGAGACCAAGTCCCTGCTGCTCGGCGAGGCCGCCGGCGTCGAAGAGATCGAGAAGATCAAGACCGCGCTCGTCGACGGGGACGTCGTCACCCGCGTCATCCACATGCGGACCCTGCACCTCGGCCCGGAGGAGCTGCTGGTCGCCGCCAAGATCGCCGTCGAGGGCCACGACACCGCGACCGAGGTGGCGGACGCGATCAACGCCGCGGAGGCCCGCATCCGCGAGGCGGTCCCGATCGCCCGCGTGATCTACCTGGAGCCGGACATCTACCGTCCCGAAGCCGCCAAGTAG
- the manA gene encoding mannose-6-phosphate isomerase, class I has translation MDRLTNTIRPYAWGSTTALPTLLGVEPTGEPQAELWMGAHPGAPSRLDRGAGEVALSDVIAADPEGELGAATVAKFGPRLPFLLKILAAGAPLSLQVHPDLAQAKAGFEDEERRGVPIDAGHRNYKDPNHKPEMICALTAFDGLCGFRPPLEAAELLAGLDVDSLKPYVDLLHAHPEEAALREMLTAVLTADRAEMAHTVHETATAVERLGGPYAPYSTLAHHFPGDPGVIAAMLLNHVRLQPGEAMFLGAGVPHAYIDGLGVELLANSDNVLRAGLTPKHVDVPELLKIAKFEPGDPNVLRPEGDGGEEVYESPIDEFRLSRFLLAPGGVSRVLSLDAPQILLCTAGSAMVGELPLTPGESVFVPAGEKVELSGSGTVFRATVVV, from the coding sequence ATGGACCGCCTGACGAACACGATCCGCCCCTACGCCTGGGGATCGACCACGGCCCTCCCCACGCTCCTCGGTGTCGAACCCACCGGGGAGCCCCAGGCCGAGCTGTGGATGGGCGCCCACCCCGGCGCCCCCTCCCGCCTCGACCGCGGCGCCGGCGAGGTGGCCCTCTCGGACGTCATCGCGGCCGACCCCGAGGGTGAGCTCGGAGCGGCCACCGTCGCCAAGTTCGGCCCCCGGCTGCCCTTCCTCCTCAAGATCCTCGCCGCAGGCGCGCCGCTCTCCCTCCAGGTCCACCCCGATCTGGCCCAGGCGAAGGCGGGCTTCGAGGACGAGGAGCGCCGCGGGGTCCCGATCGACGCGGGCCACCGCAACTACAAGGACCCCAACCACAAGCCCGAGATGATCTGCGCGCTCACCGCGTTCGACGGGCTGTGCGGCTTCCGCCCGCCGCTGGAGGCCGCCGAACTCCTCGCGGGCCTGGACGTGGACAGCCTCAAGCCGTACGTCGACCTGCTGCACGCGCACCCCGAAGAGGCGGCCCTGCGCGAGATGCTCACCGCCGTACTAACCGCGGACCGCGCCGAGATGGCCCACACCGTCCACGAGACCGCGACCGCCGTCGAGCGCCTCGGCGGCCCGTACGCCCCGTACTCCACCCTGGCCCACCACTTCCCGGGCGACCCGGGAGTCATCGCGGCCATGCTGCTCAACCACGTCCGACTCCAGCCCGGCGAGGCGATGTTCCTCGGCGCCGGCGTCCCGCACGCCTACATCGACGGCCTCGGCGTCGAGCTGCTGGCCAACTCCGACAACGTGCTGCGCGCCGGACTCACCCCCAAACACGTGGACGTGCCCGAACTGCTGAAGATCGCGAAGTTCGAGCCGGGCGACCCGAACGTCCTGCGCCCCGAAGGCGACGGTGGCGAGGAGGTCTACGAGAGCCCGATCGACGAGTTCCGGCTCTCCCGCTTCCTCCTCGCGCCCGGCGGCGTCTCCCGCGTGCTGTCGCTGGACGCCCCGCAGATCCTGCTCTGCACGGCCGGTTCCGCGATGGTCGGCGAACTGCCGCTGACGCCCGGCGAATCGGTTTTCGTACCGGCGGGCGAAAAGGTCGAACTGTCTGGAAGCGGGACGGTCTTCCGTGCCACCGTGGTGGTCTGA
- a CDS encoding SIS domain-containing protein: MLDESLLDAPDDLARVDRRGLLRGAAEAGARVRTAARHANEAGLADLRPDGRPRAVLIAGPGTAATGVADLLGALAGASAPVIRLDPTGVAHAAGALRWALPGWAGSVDLLLIATTDGTEPGLAVLAEQAYRRGCTVVAVAPERSPLSEAVDGAHGLLVPMAKAPYQEYDESAAAGPGALWALLTPLLLLLDKVGLITAAPDTLQLVADRLDRTAERCGPAIATYSNPAKTLAAELADSLPLIWSEGTGAAPAGRRFAATLAELAGRPALSAVLPEALPAHGILLAGAFAAGADPEDFFRDRVEEPQALRARIVLLRDRPAGGLTAAPAARELALSHDTAISELEPEEGVELEQLAELLAVTDFATAYLALASGGHG; encoded by the coding sequence ATGCTCGACGAGTCGCTCCTCGACGCACCGGACGATCTCGCCCGCGTCGACCGCCGGGGCCTGCTCCGCGGCGCGGCCGAGGCCGGGGCGAGAGTCCGCACCGCGGCCCGGCACGCGAACGAGGCGGGCCTCGCCGACCTGCGCCCCGACGGCCGCCCGCGCGCCGTCCTGATCGCCGGGCCCGGCACCGCCGCCACCGGCGTCGCCGACCTGCTGGGCGCCCTCGCCGGCGCGTCCGCGCCCGTGATCCGGCTGGACCCCACCGGCGTCGCGCACGCCGCCGGCGCACTGCGCTGGGCCCTGCCCGGCTGGGCCGGCTCGGTCGACCTGCTGCTCATCGCCACCACCGACGGCACCGAGCCCGGCCTGGCCGTCCTCGCCGAGCAGGCGTACCGGCGCGGCTGCACCGTCGTCGCCGTCGCCCCGGAGCGCTCACCGCTGAGCGAGGCCGTGGACGGCGCGCACGGGCTCCTCGTACCGATGGCCAAGGCCCCGTACCAGGAGTACGACGAATCCGCGGCCGCCGGCCCGGGCGCCCTGTGGGCGCTGCTCACGCCCCTGCTGCTGCTCCTCGACAAAGTCGGCCTGATCACCGCGGCCCCCGACACCCTGCAGCTCGTCGCCGACCGGCTCGACCGCACCGCCGAACGCTGCGGGCCCGCCATCGCCACCTACTCCAACCCGGCCAAGACCCTCGCCGCCGAGCTCGCCGACTCCCTCCCGCTCATCTGGAGCGAGGGCACCGGCGCCGCCCCCGCGGGCCGCCGCTTCGCCGCCACCCTCGCCGAGCTCGCCGGCCGCCCCGCACTGTCGGCCGTGCTCCCCGAGGCGCTGCCCGCCCACGGCATCCTGCTCGCCGGGGCCTTCGCCGCCGGCGCCGACCCCGAAGACTTCTTCCGTGACCGGGTCGAAGAGCCCCAGGCCCTGCGTGCCCGCATCGTCCTGCTGCGTGACCGGCCGGCCGGCGGCCTCACCGCCGCCCCCGCCGCACGCGAGCTCGCCCTCAGCCACGACACGGCCATCAGCGAGCTCGAACCGGAGGAGGGCGTCGAGCTGGAGCAGCTCGCCGAACTCCTCGCCGTCACGGATTTCGCCACCGCCTACCTGGCGTTGGCTTCCGGGGGACACGGCTGA